From the genome of Salvelinus fontinalis isolate EN_2023a chromosome 20, ASM2944872v1, whole genome shotgun sequence, one region includes:
- the LOC129817331 gene encoding ankyrin repeat and SOCS box protein 2-like isoform X2 has protein sequence MKVDYLQNMPSSDATRSYTFTSNEGKRCVAWRRYDGSMYFTAEPEELVDPVVKAIKGGAVGALTEMVKTGRNLTERNKLGWLPLHEAATHGKKECLDILLEAHPEVINRRTMKDQTPLFLAVVAEHVSCVQCLLEKGANPVLADKDRETPLYKACEGENVEMVAMLLGFGAGVNKHCIQGWTALHEAVIRNNMEICELLMRAGAKLSPVNMYGITPLFAAAQTGHAEVLNFLITNGADVNSQANDGATPLYEACKNGHGEIVELLLSQKADANKPTKAGLLPIHIAAQRGYDEIVSRLIQVTSKFRVRRSGISPLHLAAEHNKDNTLEVLIEADFDVNAKLSTDRSSIYQDRRTTALYFAVTNSNVDAAAMLLEAGANPNLDIFNPLLVAVKQGCVQMVCLLVEHRADVNVKIPTHPTSFPASVMFCMKYLSLLKYLMDNGCDALSCFKCEHGTKPHPPMRNVYKDDLGLCHEEPGVQFCDIISSPSMRHWAGPIIDALLDYVGNVQLCSRLTEHLDSYDAWACIKEKSMPPRSLLQLCRLKIRQRVGVHRLRQISTLPLPGRLVNFLNHEE, from the exons ATGAAAGTCGACTATCTACAGAACATGCCTTCATCAGACGCAACCAGAAGCTACACCTTCACCAGCAATGAGGGGAAGCGCTGTGTGGCATGGAGACGCTATGATGGGTCTATGTATTTCACCGCTGAGCCTGAAGA GCTGGTTGACCCGGTCGTCAAAGCCATTAAGGGTGGTGCTGTGGGTGCTCTGACGGAGATGGTGAAGACTGGGAGAAACCTGACGGAGAGGAATAAGTTGGGGTGGCTGCCTCTGCACGAGGCTGCAACCCATGGGAAGAAGGAATGCCTTGATATCTTACTGGAAG CCCATCCTGAGGTGATTAACAGGCGCACAATGAAGGACCAGACTCCTCTCTTCCTAGCTGTGGTGGCTGAACATGTGTCCTGCGTTCAGTGCCTGCTGGAGAAAGGAGCTAACCCCGTCCTCGCTGACAAGGACAGGGAAACCCCTCTATATAAAG CTTGCGAGGGAGAGAATGTTGAGATGGTGGCAATGCTTTTGGGCTTTGGGGCCGGGGTGAACAAGCATTGTATTCAGGGCTGGACCGCCCTCCACGAGGCTGTGATCCGCAACAACATGGAGATATGTGAGCTGCTGATGAGGGCGGGGGCCAAGCTCAGTCCAGTCAACATGTATGGTATCACTCCCCTGTTCGCTGCAGCCCAGACTGGACATGCTGAAGTCCTGAACTTCCTCATCACCAACG GTGCAGACGTTAACAGCCAGGCGAACGATGGGGCCACACCGCTCTATGAAGCCTGTAAGAACGGACATGGGGAGATCGTGGAGCTCCTGCTGTCTCAGAAAGCAGATGCCAACAAACCCACCAAAGCTGGACTTCTGCCCATTCATATCGCTGCCCAACGTGGATATGATGA GATCGTGTCCAGACTGATCCAAGTCACCAGCAAGTTCAGAGTGCGACGCAGTGGCATCAGTCCCCTCCATCTTGCTGCCGAACACAACAAAGACAACACCCTGGAGGTTCTGATCGAGGCAGACTTCGACGTCAATGCCAAGCTGTCCACCGACCGCTCTTCCATATACCAGGATCGACGAACCACTGCACTCTATTTCGCAGTCACCAACAGCAACGTTGATGCTGCCGCCATGCTTCTTGAGGCCGGCGCAAACCCAAACCTGGACATCTTCAACCCGCTACTGGTGGCTGTGAAGCAGGGTTGTGTCCAAATGGTGTGCTTACTGGTGGAGCACAGGGCAGACGTCAATGTTAAAATCCCAACTCACCCCACCTCGTTCCCGGCAAGTGTCATGTTCTGTATGAAGTATCTATCTCTGCTCAAGTACCTCATGGACAATGGCTGTGACGCCCTATCCTGTTTCAAGTGTGAGCATGGCACCAAACCACACCCACCGATGAGGAATGTATACAAGGATGACCTAGGTCTCTGCCACGAGGAGCCCGGTGTGCAG TTCTGTGACATTATCTCCAGTCCCTCAATGCGTCATTGGGCAGGACCCATCATAGATGCACTTCTAGACTACGTCGGTAATGTGCAGCTGTGCTCCAGACTCACTGAACATCTGGACAGCTACGACGCCTGGGCTTGTATCAAGGAGAAATCGA TGCCCCCACGGAGCCTTTTGCAGTTGTGCAGGCTGAAGATCCGACAACGGGTGGGAGTCCACAGACTGAGGCAGATCAGCACCTTACCCCTACCGGGAAGACTTGTCAACTTTCTGAACCACGAGGAGTGA
- the LOC129817331 gene encoding ankyrin repeat and SOCS box protein 2-like isoform X1, translating to MKVDYLQNMPSSDATRSYTFTSNEGKRCVAWRRYDGSMYFTAEPEELVDPVVKAIKGGAVGALTEMVKTGRNLTERNKLGWLPLHEAATHGKKECLDILLEAHPEVINRRTMKDQTPLFLAVVAEHVSCVQCLLEKGANPVLADKDRETPLYKACEGENVEMVAMLLGFGAGVNKHCIQGWTALHEAVIRNNMEICELLMRAGAKLSPVNMYGITPLFAAAQTGHAEVLNFLITNGADVNSQANDGATPLYEACKNGHGEIVELLLSQKADANKPTKAGLLPIHIAAQRGYDEIVSRLIQVTSKFRVRRSGISPLHLAAEHNKDNTLEVLIEADFDVNAKLSTDRSSIYQDRRTTALYFAVTNSNVDAAAMLLEAGANPNLDIFNPLLVAVKQGCVQMVCLLVEHRADVNVKIPTHPTSFPASVMFCMKYLSLLKYLMDNGCDALSCFKCEHGTKPHPPMRNVYKDDLGLCHEEPGVQFCDIISSPSMRHWAGPIIDALLDYVGNVQLCSRLTEHLDSYDAWACIKEKSSEYLLHQGPTLSKQVRYIYTSLQQLSNVSKRTFKGDISPHSSPSQKLFKQSHNINCVADYNFT from the exons ATGAAAGTCGACTATCTACAGAACATGCCTTCATCAGACGCAACCAGAAGCTACACCTTCACCAGCAATGAGGGGAAGCGCTGTGTGGCATGGAGACGCTATGATGGGTCTATGTATTTCACCGCTGAGCCTGAAGA GCTGGTTGACCCGGTCGTCAAAGCCATTAAGGGTGGTGCTGTGGGTGCTCTGACGGAGATGGTGAAGACTGGGAGAAACCTGACGGAGAGGAATAAGTTGGGGTGGCTGCCTCTGCACGAGGCTGCAACCCATGGGAAGAAGGAATGCCTTGATATCTTACTGGAAG CCCATCCTGAGGTGATTAACAGGCGCACAATGAAGGACCAGACTCCTCTCTTCCTAGCTGTGGTGGCTGAACATGTGTCCTGCGTTCAGTGCCTGCTGGAGAAAGGAGCTAACCCCGTCCTCGCTGACAAGGACAGGGAAACCCCTCTATATAAAG CTTGCGAGGGAGAGAATGTTGAGATGGTGGCAATGCTTTTGGGCTTTGGGGCCGGGGTGAACAAGCATTGTATTCAGGGCTGGACCGCCCTCCACGAGGCTGTGATCCGCAACAACATGGAGATATGTGAGCTGCTGATGAGGGCGGGGGCCAAGCTCAGTCCAGTCAACATGTATGGTATCACTCCCCTGTTCGCTGCAGCCCAGACTGGACATGCTGAAGTCCTGAACTTCCTCATCACCAACG GTGCAGACGTTAACAGCCAGGCGAACGATGGGGCCACACCGCTCTATGAAGCCTGTAAGAACGGACATGGGGAGATCGTGGAGCTCCTGCTGTCTCAGAAAGCAGATGCCAACAAACCCACCAAAGCTGGACTTCTGCCCATTCATATCGCTGCCCAACGTGGATATGATGA GATCGTGTCCAGACTGATCCAAGTCACCAGCAAGTTCAGAGTGCGACGCAGTGGCATCAGTCCCCTCCATCTTGCTGCCGAACACAACAAAGACAACACCCTGGAGGTTCTGATCGAGGCAGACTTCGACGTCAATGCCAAGCTGTCCACCGACCGCTCTTCCATATACCAGGATCGACGAACCACTGCACTCTATTTCGCAGTCACCAACAGCAACGTTGATGCTGCCGCCATGCTTCTTGAGGCCGGCGCAAACCCAAACCTGGACATCTTCAACCCGCTACTGGTGGCTGTGAAGCAGGGTTGTGTCCAAATGGTGTGCTTACTGGTGGAGCACAGGGCAGACGTCAATGTTAAAATCCCAACTCACCCCACCTCGTTCCCGGCAAGTGTCATGTTCTGTATGAAGTATCTATCTCTGCTCAAGTACCTCATGGACAATGGCTGTGACGCCCTATCCTGTTTCAAGTGTGAGCATGGCACCAAACCACACCCACCGATGAGGAATGTATACAAGGATGACCTAGGTCTCTGCCACGAGGAGCCCGGTGTGCAG TTCTGTGACATTATCTCCAGTCCCTCAATGCGTCATTGGGCAGGACCCATCATAGATGCACTTCTAGACTACGTCGGTAATGTGCAGCTGTGCTCCAGACTCACTGAACATCTGGACAGCTACGACGCCTGGGCTTGTATCAAGGAGAAATCGAGTGAGTACCTTCTTCATCAGGGTCCAACTCTGTCTAAACAGGTTAGATATATTTACACAAGTTTGCAACAACTTTCAAATGTGTCAAAAAGGACATTTAAGGGTGACATTTCCCCTCACAGTTCCCCCTCACAGAAATTGTTCAAGCAAAGTCACAACATAAATTGCGTTGCAGATTATAATTTCACTTAG